The following are encoded in a window of Mycobacteroides chelonae CCUG 47445 genomic DNA:
- a CDS encoding DMT family protein yields the protein MIAARFLPPVLLICSNIFMTFAWYGHLKFKDHPLWVVVLVSWFIAFFEYCLAVPANRLGSEVYSGAELKAMQEVITLTVFLGFAVWYLGEKLTLNHLVGFVLIAAGAYFVFNGPFG from the coding sequence ATGATTGCTGCCCGGTTCCTGCCGCCAGTGCTGCTCATCTGCTCGAACATCTTCATGACCTTTGCCTGGTATGGGCATCTGAAATTCAAGGATCACCCGCTGTGGGTGGTGGTGCTCGTCAGCTGGTTTATCGCGTTCTTCGAGTACTGCCTGGCGGTTCCCGCGAATCGTCTTGGTAGTGAGGTGTATTCAGGCGCCGAGCTCAAGGCGATGCAAGAGGTCATCACGCTGACGGTGTTTCTCGGTTTCGCGGTGTGGTACCTGGGGGAGAAGCTCACCCTGAATCACCTGGTGGGGTTCGTATTGATCGCCGCCGGGGCCTACTTCGTATTCAACGGCCCGTTCGGATAG
- a CDS encoding aspartate-semialdehyde dehydrogenase has product MTSIGVVGATGQVGAVMRKLLEERDFPASSVRFFASARSEGKKLPFRGQEIEVENTETADPSGLDIALFSAGATMSRVQAPRFAEAGVTVIDNSSAWRKDPDVPLVVSEVNFDRDVRGVKLPKGIIANPNCTTMAAMPVLSVLHRAAGLQRLIVSTYQAVSGSGLAGVEELAAQVRAGIADGEQLVHDGSAVSFPAPVKYVAPIAFNVIPLAGALVDDGSGETDEDQKLRHESRKILGIPELLVSGTCVRVPVFTGHSLSINAEFERELTPAHATELLGAAAGVTLSDVPTPLAAAGADESLVGRIRQDPGVPGNRGLALFISGDNLRKGAALNTIQIAELLVAS; this is encoded by the coding sequence ATGACTTCCATTGGTGTTGTCGGCGCGACTGGCCAGGTCGGGGCCGTCATGCGAAAGCTGTTAGAAGAGCGTGACTTTCCGGCGTCATCGGTGCGGTTCTTCGCGTCTGCCCGCTCCGAGGGCAAGAAGCTGCCGTTCCGTGGCCAGGAGATCGAGGTCGAGAACACCGAGACCGCGGATCCGTCCGGATTGGACATCGCGCTGTTCTCCGCCGGGGCCACCATGTCCCGGGTGCAGGCGCCACGGTTCGCCGAGGCGGGCGTCACCGTCATCGACAATTCGTCGGCCTGGCGCAAGGACCCGGACGTTCCGTTGGTGGTTTCGGAGGTGAACTTCGATCGCGACGTGCGTGGCGTGAAACTGCCGAAAGGCATTATCGCCAACCCGAACTGCACCACCATGGCTGCGATGCCGGTACTCAGCGTTCTGCACCGTGCCGCCGGTCTGCAGCGGCTGATCGTGTCGACCTACCAGGCGGTGTCGGGCAGTGGCCTGGCCGGCGTGGAAGAGTTGGCCGCTCAGGTGCGCGCCGGTATCGCCGACGGTGAGCAGCTGGTGCACGACGGATCTGCCGTTAGCTTCCCTGCGCCGGTGAAATACGTTGCACCCATTGCTTTCAACGTGATCCCGCTGGCCGGCGCGCTGGTCGATGACGGCTCCGGTGAGACCGATGAAGACCAGAAGCTACGTCATGAGAGCCGCAAGATTCTTGGCATCCCAGAACTTTTGGTGAGCGGTACGTGTGTGCGGGTTCCGGTTTTCACCGGACACTCCCTCTCGATCAATGCCGAGTTCGAGCGTGAGCTGACGCCCGCGCATGCCACTGAGCTGCTTGGCGCGGCGGCGGGTGTCACTTTGTCCGACGTGCCCACGCCGCTGGCCGCAGCGGGTGCCGACGAATCGCTGGTGGGCCGGATCCGTCAGGATCCGGGCGTTCCCGGTAATCGCGGTCTGGCGCTGTTCATTTCTGGAGACAATCTTCGGAAGGGTGCGGCGCTCAATACGATTCAGATCGCCGAACTGCTCGTCGCGAGCTGA
- a CDS encoding nitroreductase family protein — MGNPTERTAITSVPIQPLIASRWSPRHFDPGANLAPETLTALLEAGRWAASWGKRFPVRYIVGLRGDATYEALVALLNRGNSYAKVAAALVLVSTDLGDDDNTAVYAAVDAGLAIAQLGVEARSHGLHTHPMAGFRVDDAPGVFGIPENVRPIAVVAIGPVLEDYADAEESTVERDHAPRQRPALSDIAFTERWGESFGG, encoded by the coding sequence ATGGGCAACCCGACCGAACGTACCGCCATCACCTCGGTTCCGATCCAGCCGCTGATCGCCTCGCGCTGGAGTCCGCGGCATTTCGATCCGGGTGCAAACCTGGCTCCCGAGACCCTGACGGCCCTGCTCGAAGCGGGTCGCTGGGCCGCCAGTTGGGGTAAGCGCTTCCCTGTCCGATACATCGTGGGTCTGCGCGGTGATGCCACTTACGAGGCACTGGTCGCGCTGCTCAATCGGGGAAACTCTTACGCAAAAGTTGCGGCAGCGCTCGTACTGGTGAGCACTGACCTCGGTGATGATGACAACACCGCCGTCTACGCGGCGGTCGACGCCGGACTCGCGATCGCCCAGCTGGGCGTGGAGGCACGCTCGCATGGTCTGCACACCCATCCGATGGCCGGGTTCCGGGTGGACGACGCACCCGGTGTCTTCGGTATCCCCGAGAACGTGCGGCCCATCGCCGTCGTCGCGATCGGACCTGTTCTCGAGGACTACGCCGATGCCGAGGAATCGACCGTCGAGCGCGATCACGCCCCCCGGCAACGCCCCGCACTGAGCGATATCGCCTTCACCGAGCGCTGGGGCGAAAGTTTCGGTGGCTAG
- a CDS encoding Fur family transcriptional regulator: protein MTAVQPPVPAAALRRAGLRVTAPRVAVLNAIAAHPHSTADVIAMVVRADLGKVSTQAVYDVLKACVSAGLVRRIEPAGSAALFETRIGDNHHHLVCRRCGAVTDVDCTVGHAPCLEPSHTAGFVVDEAEIVFWGLCPECQPN from the coding sequence GTGACCGCAGTACAGCCCCCCGTCCCAGCCGCTGCATTGCGCAGGGCGGGACTGCGTGTCACGGCTCCGCGCGTCGCGGTTCTGAACGCGATTGCGGCGCATCCACATTCAACCGCAGATGTCATCGCGATGGTGGTGCGTGCCGATCTTGGGAAGGTGTCCACACAGGCCGTCTATGATGTGCTCAAGGCCTGTGTGAGCGCCGGGCTGGTGCGACGTATCGAACCAGCTGGTTCCGCGGCGCTCTTTGAGACGCGTATCGGCGACAACCATCACCACCTGGTTTGTCGCCGTTGTGGTGCCGTCACCGATGTGGACTGCACCGTCGGGCACGCGCCGTGCCTGGAGCCGTCACATACCGCGGGGTTCGTGGTCGACGAGGCCGAAATCGTGTTCTGGGGCCTGTGCCCCGAATGTCAGCCCAATTAG
- a CDS encoding catalase, whose protein sequence is MSIRTTTNTGIAVESDDESLTAGIQGPVLLHDHYLIEKLAQFNRERVPERIVHAKGAGAYGELVVTADVSKYTKAKLFQPGAKTESLVRFSTVAGEQGSPDTWRDPRGFAIKFYTEDGNYDLVGNNTPVFFIRDAIKFPDFIRSQKRLPGSGLRDHNMQWDFWTLRPETAHQVTWLMGDRGIPKNYRHMNGYGSHTYQWVNAEGERFWVKYHFRTDQGQDFLTQQEADALAGSDGDAHRRDLWDAIEQGNFPSWTLHVQIMPVAEAQGYRFNPFDLTKVWSKKDYPLIEVGKWTLNRNPGNYFVDIEQAAFEPSNIVPGIGFSPDKMLLGRVFAYADAHRYRIGTNYAQLPPNEARAATVNSYSKEGAMRYHFNDPEVPVYAPNSFGGPHADPQAAGDGGVWDFDGTAVRAGYVQHAEDDDFVQAGTLVREVLDDEQRARLASNIVGHVLGGVSEPVLSRVFEYWKNVDPELGKAVEEGVRAGLDAQ, encoded by the coding sequence ATGTCCATCCGTACAACCACGAACACCGGAATCGCAGTGGAGAGCGACGACGAGTCGTTGACCGCGGGCATCCAGGGCCCGGTTCTGTTGCATGACCACTATCTGATCGAAAAGCTTGCGCAGTTCAACCGGGAACGTGTTCCCGAGCGCATCGTGCATGCCAAGGGCGCCGGCGCCTACGGAGAGCTTGTCGTCACCGCGGACGTCTCGAAGTACACCAAGGCCAAGCTGTTTCAGCCAGGTGCGAAAACAGAGTCGCTGGTGCGCTTTTCGACGGTGGCAGGCGAACAGGGCAGTCCCGATACCTGGCGTGACCCGCGTGGTTTCGCCATCAAGTTCTACACCGAGGACGGCAATTACGACCTGGTCGGCAACAACACCCCCGTCTTCTTCATTCGCGACGCCATCAAATTCCCGGACTTCATCCGCTCGCAGAAGCGGTTGCCGGGATCAGGATTGCGGGACCACAACATGCAGTGGGACTTTTGGACGCTGCGTCCCGAGACGGCACACCAGGTCACCTGGTTGATGGGTGATCGCGGGATCCCGAAGAACTACCGCCACATGAATGGATACGGCTCGCACACCTATCAGTGGGTCAATGCAGAGGGTGAGCGTTTCTGGGTGAAGTACCACTTCCGGACCGATCAGGGGCAGGACTTCCTGACTCAGCAGGAGGCGGATGCACTCGCCGGATCCGACGGCGACGCGCATCGTCGCGATCTGTGGGATGCGATCGAGCAAGGCAATTTTCCGAGCTGGACTCTCCACGTGCAGATCATGCCGGTGGCCGAGGCGCAGGGGTATCGGTTCAATCCGTTCGACCTGACCAAGGTCTGGTCCAAGAAGGACTACCCCTTGATCGAGGTCGGCAAGTGGACGCTCAATCGCAACCCGGGGAACTACTTCGTCGACATCGAGCAGGCTGCCTTCGAACCATCGAATATCGTTCCGGGAATTGGCTTCTCACCCGACAAGATGCTGCTGGGCCGGGTGTTTGCCTACGCCGACGCACATCGGTACCGGATTGGCACCAACTATGCGCAGTTGCCGCCCAACGAGGCGCGGGCCGCGACCGTGAACTCCTACTCCAAGGAGGGCGCGATGCGGTATCACTTCAATGATCCCGAGGTTCCGGTCTACGCCCCCAACTCCTTTGGGGGTCCGCATGCCGATCCACAGGCAGCGGGCGACGGCGGCGTGTGGGATTTCGACGGCACCGCCGTGCGTGCCGGGTATGTGCAACACGCCGAGGACGACGACTTCGTCCAGGCCGGAACCCTGGTGCGTGAGGTGCTGGACGATGAACAGCGCGCGCGGCTGGCGAGCAATATCGTGGGCCATGTGCTGGGCGGCGTCAGTGAACCCGTGCTGTCCCGGGTATTCGAATACTGGAAGAACGTAGACCCCGAGCTGGGCAAGGCCGTCGAAGAGGGCGTTCGCGCCGGTCTCGACGCGCAGTAG
- a CDS encoding TetR/AcrR family transcriptional regulator, whose amino-acid sequence MPYVESAQRTREAVAAARVVLMREGVGRTTMRAVASEAGIPLGTLQYVFPSKQGLLKAVIEDVVEEISGVLRGAAETETGLNDAIRRSIQNFWSQLVDEHRNLQLVQYELVTHALRTPGLEDLPAWQYERYTEVAAQWCREAANRAGERCAVPFEQLARVLVAGIDGLILQHVVNPDPVRSAGDLELLTTMLIALAAVEPA is encoded by the coding sequence ATGCCCTACGTCGAATCGGCGCAGCGGACCAGGGAAGCGGTCGCGGCCGCGCGTGTGGTGCTGATGCGTGAAGGGGTGGGCCGCACCACCATGCGCGCTGTCGCGTCAGAGGCGGGTATTCCGTTGGGGACACTCCAATACGTCTTTCCCAGTAAGCAGGGCCTACTCAAGGCGGTGATCGAGGATGTCGTGGAGGAGATCTCAGGAGTTCTGCGCGGTGCCGCCGAGACCGAAACAGGCCTGAACGACGCGATCCGCCGCAGCATCCAGAACTTCTGGTCGCAGCTCGTGGACGAGCACCGCAATCTGCAGCTGGTCCAGTACGAGTTGGTGACCCATGCGCTGCGGACACCCGGTTTGGAGGACCTGCCGGCCTGGCAGTACGAGAGATACACCGAAGTTGCCGCCCAATGGTGTCGCGAGGCCGCGAACCGTGCCGGTGAGCGCTGCGCTGTGCCCTTCGAACAGTTGGCCCGGGTGCTCGTGGCCGGGATCGATGGACTGATCCTGCAGCATGTCGTCAATCCTGACCCCGTCCGTTCTGCCGGGGATCTTGAGTTGCTCACGACGATGTTGATTGCCCTGGCGGCGGTAGAGCCCGCCTAG
- a CDS encoding aspartate kinase, whose product MALVVQKYGGSSVATAERIRRVAERIVETKKNGNDVVVVVSAMGDTTDELLDLAQQVCPAPPPRELDMLLTAGERMSNALVAMAIHSLGASARSFTGSQAGVITTGRHGSAKIIDVTPGRLRSALDEGQVVLVAGFQGVSQDSKDVTTLGRGGSDTTAVALAAALKADVCEIYTDVDGVFTADPRIVPNAARLDKVSFEEMLEMAAAGAKVLMLRCVEYARRYNVPVHVRSSYTDKPGTIVSGSMEDIPVEEAILTGVAHDRGEAKVTVVGIPDVPGYAAKVFRAVADAEINIDMVLQNISKVEDGKTDITFTCPKENGPTAVEKLDSLKNEIGFSQVLYDDHIGKVSLVGAGMRSHPGVTAGFCEALAKAGVNIELISTSEIRISVLVKDDELDTAVKAIHDAFELGGEEEATVYGGTGR is encoded by the coding sequence GTGGCGCTCGTCGTCCAAAAGTACGGCGGATCGTCGGTCGCAACGGCCGAACGCATCCGCAGGGTGGCCGAACGCATCGTCGAGACGAAGAAGAACGGCAACGACGTCGTCGTTGTGGTCTCGGCCATGGGTGACACCACCGACGAGCTGCTTGACCTGGCTCAACAGGTCTGCCCGGCACCGCCGCCCCGTGAGCTGGACATGCTCCTGACGGCCGGTGAGCGGATGTCCAACGCCCTGGTCGCGATGGCCATTCACTCGCTCGGGGCCTCGGCGCGCTCGTTCACGGGATCGCAGGCCGGTGTCATCACCACCGGTCGGCACGGCAGCGCCAAGATCATCGACGTCACCCCCGGCCGGTTGCGCTCCGCCCTGGACGAGGGCCAAGTGGTGCTGGTCGCCGGATTCCAGGGTGTGAGTCAGGACAGCAAGGACGTCACCACACTGGGGCGCGGTGGCTCTGATACCACCGCCGTCGCGCTGGCCGCCGCACTGAAGGCCGACGTCTGCGAGATCTACACCGACGTCGACGGGGTCTTCACCGCCGATCCGCGGATCGTGCCGAATGCGGCCCGGCTCGACAAGGTCAGTTTCGAGGAAATGCTGGAGATGGCGGCAGCTGGAGCAAAGGTGCTCATGCTGCGCTGCGTGGAATACGCCCGGCGATACAACGTTCCGGTTCACGTGCGCTCGTCGTACACCGACAAGCCAGGCACGATCGTCAGCGGATCAATGGAGGACATTCCTGTGGAAGAAGCGATTCTCACCGGTGTCGCACACGATCGTGGCGAGGCCAAGGTCACTGTCGTCGGGATTCCCGACGTACCCGGCTACGCCGCCAAGGTCTTTCGTGCCGTGGCCGATGCCGAGATCAACATCGACATGGTGCTGCAGAACATCTCCAAGGTCGAGGACGGCAAGACCGACATCACCTTCACCTGCCCCAAGGAGAATGGGCCCACCGCGGTCGAGAAGCTGGACTCGCTGAAGAACGAGATCGGGTTCTCGCAGGTGCTCTACGACGATCACATCGGCAAGGTGTCCCTGGTGGGCGCGGGTATGCGCAGCCACCCGGGTGTCACTGCCGGCTTCTGTGAGGCGCTGGCCAAGGCCGGCGTCAACATCGAGCTGATCTCGACGTCGGAGATCCGGATCTCGGTCCTGGTCAAGGATGACGAGCTCGACACTGCGGTCAAGGCCATCCACGACGCCTTCGAACTCGGTGGCGAAGAGGAAGCCACCGTGTACGGAGGTACCGGGCGATGA
- a CDS encoding alpha/beta fold hydrolase — translation MSGAALQDRYVQSCLGGLHVRVGGNGPAILFWPSLLMTGSMWAEQARYFADRYTVILVDPPGHGDSQALHRMFRFDDCAHSIEQVLDTLGIERAHLVGNSWGGMIGGTFAALHPDRAGASVLMNATASRANMRQTVEFRLLTEIVRLLGKFREPLTTRAVKAFVGPTIMRERPQVEQAIRAELRDLNVDSVYWAVNSVVPARPDQRELFGRIRTPILVVAGREDPTFPVAETELMAEAIPGAEFVIMENTGHLAALERPDEVNALIDEFLKRHPLEG, via the coding sequence ATGAGCGGCGCCGCATTGCAGGACCGGTACGTCCAGAGCTGCCTCGGCGGACTGCATGTGCGGGTCGGCGGTAACGGGCCCGCCATCCTCTTCTGGCCCAGCCTGCTGATGACCGGGTCGATGTGGGCCGAACAGGCACGATACTTCGCCGACCGATACACCGTGATCCTCGTCGACCCGCCCGGCCATGGTGACAGCCAGGCCCTGCACCGCATGTTCCGATTCGATGACTGCGCACACAGCATCGAACAAGTCCTCGACACCCTCGGCATCGAGCGCGCACACCTCGTGGGCAATTCCTGGGGCGGAATGATCGGGGGAACCTTCGCGGCACTGCATCCCGACCGTGCCGGAGCGTCCGTCTTGATGAACGCCACCGCCTCGCGCGCGAACATGCGTCAGACCGTCGAATTTCGGCTGCTCACCGAGATAGTCCGACTGCTGGGAAAATTCCGCGAACCACTCACCACCCGTGCGGTGAAGGCCTTTGTCGGCCCCACCATCATGCGCGAGCGCCCCCAGGTAGAACAGGCGATCCGCGCCGAACTGCGCGATCTCAACGTCGATTCGGTCTATTGGGCGGTCAACAGCGTGGTTCCGGCACGGCCCGACCAACGCGAGCTGTTCGGGCGCATCCGCACACCGATCCTGGTTGTCGCCGGGCGTGAGGATCCCACCTTTCCCGTCGCCGAGACCGAGCTGATGGCCGAGGCGATCCCCGGGGCCGAGTTCGTGATCATGGAGAACACCGGACATCTGGCCGCGTTGGAACGCCCCGACGAGGTCAACGCACTGATCGACGAGTTCCTCAAGCGGCACCCGCTGGAGGGCTAG
- a CDS encoding flavin monoamine oxidase family protein, which produces MAEVDVVVVGAGLAGLSAARTLVAAGRSVRVLEARDRVAGRNLGGFLSNGVPVELGGQWVGPTQHAVLELIDELGLETFPSYDSGDSLTMLDGQRIRHSDGYFGIPAEHLAEVGRLWAKVEALGAAVPPEAPWQAPDAHNLDRQTFDSWLTENTADTVALRFFRFVVPAVFSAESSEMSLLHFVTYLKCSGNSLQTLLAVGGGAQERRVVGGTHQISERLAAELGDRVQCGAVVRTISQDDEGVSVSSEDAAASSIGVVTARQVIVAIPPTLAGRIRYLPALPAARDGLTQQIPAGAVIKFQVGYPTPFWREDGLSGFVASLDDGFGPVMDNSPPDGSCGVLVGFLEGAHARAAAELSVAQRRQVVVDALVRYFGPNAAEPFDILEQDWTAEEFTRGCYGGRLGAGVWTQYGKALAAPVGRIHWAGAELAQVWSGYMDGAVRSGRHAAQEVLAAG; this is translated from the coding sequence ATGGCAGAGGTGGATGTTGTCGTCGTGGGTGCTGGTCTTGCCGGGCTATCCGCGGCGCGCACGCTCGTGGCGGCGGGCAGGTCCGTCCGTGTGTTGGAGGCCCGTGACCGGGTCGCCGGTCGCAACCTGGGCGGTTTCCTGAGCAACGGTGTTCCCGTCGAGCTGGGTGGCCAGTGGGTCGGCCCCACCCAGCATGCGGTCCTGGAATTGATCGATGAGCTCGGTTTGGAGACCTTTCCCAGCTACGACTCGGGCGACTCGCTCACCATGCTCGACGGTCAGCGGATTCGCCACAGCGACGGCTACTTCGGGATCCCTGCCGAGCACCTTGCCGAGGTCGGCCGGTTATGGGCCAAGGTTGAGGCGCTGGGTGCCGCGGTTCCGCCGGAGGCGCCGTGGCAGGCGCCCGACGCGCATAACCTGGACCGGCAGACATTCGATTCGTGGCTGACCGAGAACACCGCCGACACCGTTGCGCTTCGGTTCTTCCGCTTTGTCGTGCCGGCGGTGTTCTCCGCCGAGTCTTCCGAGATGTCGCTGCTGCATTTTGTGACCTACCTCAAATGCTCGGGAAACAGCTTGCAGACCTTGCTCGCGGTTGGAGGTGGCGCTCAGGAGCGGCGGGTGGTTGGCGGCACGCACCAGATTTCGGAGAGACTGGCCGCCGAACTCGGGGACCGCGTGCAGTGTGGGGCCGTTGTCCGCACCATCTCCCAGGACGACGAGGGCGTCTCGGTGTCGTCTGAGGATGCCGCCGCATCGAGCATCGGAGTGGTCACGGCCCGGCAGGTGATCGTCGCGATCCCGCCCACGCTGGCCGGCCGGATCCGCTACCTACCGGCGTTGCCGGCCGCCCGCGACGGCCTCACTCAGCAGATTCCCGCAGGCGCGGTCATCAAGTTTCAGGTGGGCTATCCCACGCCGTTCTGGCGTGAAGATGGCCTGAGCGGATTCGTCGCCAGCCTCGACGACGGGTTCGGTCCGGTCATGGACAACTCGCCGCCCGACGGGTCGTGTGGGGTGCTGGTCGGATTCCTCGAAGGAGCCCATGCGCGCGCCGCCGCCGAGCTATCTGTTGCGCAACGGCGTCAGGTCGTTGTCGACGCCCTGGTCAGGTACTTCGGGCCCAACGCCGCGGAACCATTCGACATCCTCGAACAGGACTGGACTGCAGAGGAATTCACCCGTGGATGCTACGGAGGACGTCTTGGTGCGGGCGTGTGGACGCAGTACGGTAAGGCGCTGGCCGCGCCCGTCGGGCGTATCCACTGGGCAGGTGCGGAGCTGGCGCAGGTTTGGAGCGGCTACATGGACGGAGCCGTCCGGTCCGGCCGGCACGCAGCCCAAGAGGTGCTGGCCGCCGGGTGA
- a CDS encoding sensor domain-containing protein, translated as MRGYVVAGVSALALVFAPTAQAVGPDAVVLKPTVVNSIVGTELPVTRTVESPTAGYQVSEPSCLSFVDVGLDEVFNGNGELAEYRGQTSQKSDSDTTYSVKQAVGVFQRPIAAVDPVVALLFMDNCYGVPLDVTDGQGARETWTITKGKSGDTTASWSMASAAGTTCYVQMRAKREVLLQVKACAPKNGEKIAAALADAMEGRA; from the coding sequence ATGCGGGGGTACGTCGTCGCGGGGGTATCGGCGCTGGCCCTGGTGTTCGCGCCGACGGCCCAGGCGGTTGGCCCGGATGCCGTCGTGCTCAAGCCCACGGTGGTGAATTCGATCGTCGGCACCGAACTTCCCGTCACCCGTACTGTCGAGTCTCCGACGGCCGGCTATCAGGTGAGCGAACCGAGTTGTCTCAGTTTCGTCGATGTGGGGCTGGATGAGGTATTCAACGGTAACGGCGAATTGGCCGAGTATCGCGGGCAGACGTCACAGAAATCAGATTCGGACACAACGTATTCCGTGAAGCAGGCGGTGGGGGTCTTTCAGCGCCCGATTGCCGCGGTGGATCCGGTTGTCGCGCTGTTGTTCATGGACAACTGCTACGGCGTACCTCTGGACGTGACCGACGGCCAGGGGGCGCGGGAAACGTGGACCATCACCAAGGGCAAGTCGGGAGACACCACCGCCAGCTGGTCGATGGCCAGCGCCGCTGGGACTACCTGCTACGTGCAGATGCGCGCGAAGCGCGAGGTGTTATTGCAGGTGAAGGCGTGTGCGCCGAAGAATGGCGAGAAGATCGCCGCGGCCCTCGCCGATGCCATGGAGGGACGGGCATGA
- a CDS encoding DUF4185 domain-containing protein yields MVRVGPVAGTGTATSDYNLGATDLCEFMVFTGGMLQICGDSFAGQGVGYGGWYSPVALRVDTETVPNASGVRHSGVLGTDRPLLEDPTPPGFSQLPSGVIDINGTNWLFIAVTKNLVPQSTRLVKPDPFRAGWPTVPGSVRPGDYANGQQTQISGYYDPLWTPESPKGWVYIVSDGFDRSRPAVLYRAKPDTFTDRATWQGWGADARGRWAWGTAVTPLWGDHLGELSMKMVDGQAVLSYFNQTTGNVEVRVADNPTRLGAVPATTVVNAGAWPEVADELPESWDNTLAQPYGGYIGPDSTLDRLSIYVSQWNTDSRDHAPYRVIEFAVNPLRAGVG; encoded by the coding sequence GTGGTGCGTGTTGGACCGGTCGCGGGAACGGGCACCGCGACCTCCGACTACAACCTGGGTGCCACCGATCTGTGCGAGTTCATGGTCTTCACCGGCGGCATGCTGCAGATCTGTGGTGACAGCTTCGCAGGGCAGGGCGTGGGATACGGCGGCTGGTACTCGCCGGTGGCGCTACGCGTCGACACGGAAACAGTGCCGAACGCATCCGGAGTGCGTCACTCCGGCGTGCTGGGCACCGACCGCCCACTCTTGGAAGACCCGACTCCGCCGGGATTCTCGCAACTTCCCTCGGGCGTCATCGACATCAACGGGACTAACTGGCTGTTCATCGCCGTCACCAAGAACTTGGTTCCGCAGTCGACACGGCTGGTGAAGCCGGATCCGTTCCGTGCCGGATGGCCGACCGTGCCGGGATCGGTACGACCCGGTGATTACGCGAATGGCCAGCAGACCCAGATCAGTGGCTATTACGACCCGCTATGGACCCCTGAGTCGCCGAAGGGGTGGGTCTACATCGTCAGCGATGGATTCGATCGCTCGCGGCCCGCGGTTCTGTACCGGGCCAAGCCGGACACGTTCACCGACCGTGCGACGTGGCAGGGGTGGGGTGCCGATGCTCGCGGCAGGTGGGCCTGGGGTACCGCCGTGACGCCGTTGTGGGGTGACCACCTGGGCGAGCTGAGCATGAAAATGGTCGACGGACAAGCGGTGCTGTCCTACTTCAATCAGACCACGGGCAACGTCGAGGTGCGGGTTGCCGACAACCCCACGCGGCTCGGCGCGGTACCGGCGACCACGGTGGTGAACGCCGGGGCCTGGCCCGAGGTCGCCGATGAGCTACCCGAGTCGTGGGACAACACCTTGGCTCAGCCGTACGGCGGGTACATCGGGCCGGACTCCACGCTTGATCGGCTCAGCATTTACGTCAGCCAGTGGAACACCGATTCGCGCGACCATGCTCCCTATCGGGTGATCGAATTCGCGGTGAACCCGTTGCGGGCCGGTGTGGGCTAA
- a CDS encoding organic hydroperoxide resistance protein: protein MSNEAVYTAEATSTGGGRDGHVRSSDGRIDLDTRIPKAMGGNGEGTNPEQLFAAGYSACFLSALNLVARIAKVQLDPATSITAKVGISKTSEGGFDLSAELDGYLPGLSQEVADDLLEQAHEVCPYSNATRGNIEVTVKARV, encoded by the coding sequence ATGTCCAATGAGGCCGTCTACACCGCAGAAGCCACGTCGACCGGGGGAGGTCGTGACGGGCATGTGCGCTCGTCGGATGGCCGGATAGATCTAGACACCCGAATTCCAAAAGCGATGGGCGGCAACGGCGAAGGCACCAATCCTGAGCAGTTGTTCGCGGCCGGGTACTCGGCGTGTTTCTTGAGTGCACTCAATCTGGTGGCGCGTATCGCGAAGGTGCAGCTCGACCCCGCGACTTCGATCACCGCGAAGGTGGGAATCTCCAAGACCTCGGAGGGCGGATTCGACCTGTCGGCCGAGCTGGACGGTTACCTGCCCGGGTTGTCCCAGGAGGTCGCAGATGACCTCTTGGAGCAGGCGCATGAGGTGTGCCCGTACTCCAACGCCACCCGCGGCAACATCGAGGTGACGGTCAAGGCGCGAGTCTGA